The Neurospora crassa OR74A linkage group I, whole genome shotgun sequence genome segment GATACTGGGGTGGTGCTTGAACTGGTTCACCATAACGCTGAGCTGACGCTCAAATTCGGCTTGTTGAGCGGGAGTGGGAAAGTCAGTTGCCAGACTAGCCGCTGGGCGCATGGAGGGCATGTCTTGGATAACAAGGAGGCCAAGCTTGTCGCAGGCGTAGTAGTAGAGCTGGGGCTCAACTTTGATCTGGTTAAATATGTGAGTACTCGCCTCTCCAGTCTTTGTCATGGTCGACCGCAACTCACATGTTTCCGAACCATATTCATCCCCAGACTTTTGATCAGATCAAGATCGTATAGCATGGCCTCCTCGGTCGGAGGCAAGTAGATTCCATCTGGCCAGTAGCCTTGGTCCAGGGGCCCGAACTGAAAGACGAACTTGCCGTTCAGGAGCGGGCGCTGGATCCCGTTCACCACTCCCTTTGAGATCGTCCTGAAACCGGTGTAACTTGTGATTTGGTCGTCGCCCATTGTTACGCTGATGTTGTATAGCGTTGGGGAGTCGGGCGACCAAAGCTTGGGATCAGGGACCTGGAATGAGAACTCTTGGTCTGACGAAGCATCGTGGGTGGCGACTTCGGTGCCGTTTTCAAGGATCGAAACCTTCACCGCAGTCGTGGTCTTGCTGCTGGAGTACACCGTCATGGTCACTAGAACCACCGTCAGTATAAACATTCAATAAATCCCAGGTCGGTTATCTCACCATTCCCTTCCATATCTGCCGATACATCCAGATCCCCAATATAGTTATCCCCTGGGACACTCTCCATCCAAACAGACTGCCAAATCCCTGTGCACGGGGTATAAAAGATATGCGACGGCGTCCTCGTCTGCTTCCCATGCGGCGTGTAGAAGCCCGGCTCATCAGTCGGGTCCCGAACAATAACCTGCAACTCATTCTTCTTCCCAGTCTTCAACGCATTCGTCGCATCAACCGTAAACCGGAAATAACCGCCCACATTGTGTCCCAGCTTTTTGTCGTTCACGTAAACCACCGCCTCGTAATCGACTGCTTCAAAGTGGATCAACACCCTTCTCCCCGTCTCGTTCATCCATTTTTTTGGGAACTCCAGCGTCCGCTTGAACACCATGCCGGTCACGTTCATCTCTTGGATCCCACTGAATCCGCTCTCGATGCACGAGGGGATCAGcgtctctttctcttctgtcggcatccctcctcctccttctcctccgtcgTAACCTCCTTCTACTTCTACATCAGGGGCAAGAGTGCTGATATCCACATTCATCCGCGCCGATGACGCAAAGTGAAGGTTCTGGTAACGCCATATTCCGTTCAGGCTCTGCCACCACTTGTCGTCTCGCTTCAGCTGCGGGCGTGGGTGCTGCGGCCAGTGGTTAGACGGGTCGGCGCCCACGGAGGCTGTCCATtcggtggtgaggagggcAGGCTGCGGCGCGTAGGGCTGCGGTGGGCTTTCTCCGCTTCCGTTGGGGCCGCTGGGGATTTTGGGCGGGTTCGCTGCGCCTTGACGGATAGCGGATGCGTGGGAGAGGGGAGTaaagagggtgaggagggagagggatagggagaggagggagcggGGTGCCATCATGGTATTCGTTGCGGTGAACCCTTCAACGTCGCCGGTCGCCGGGAATGTGAGAGGTTGCGGGAAGAACGAAGCTCTTGAATTCAAATCTCGAGAACTGTGGGAGGTCAAGTAGATGTATATGTCTGATACCAGCTACACCGATCGGTTTGCAATAGGCCCCGCTACTCTGGAAACAAGATGGGATGGCATATGTTGTTGGTCAACGCCCAGGTACATGGCGTACTGGCGAAGCATCAGGCAAGGCGACGGGTTACTCGACTCATGCCGGTCAGATACACaacttcccttctttccaaGATCGTCGGTCAGGGGATCCATTGACAAGGCTTACCTACATACGAACCATTGGAAGGATAATGAGCCCAGACTTGTGATCTTGAAGATCTGCACCTTTATTTGCCCTATCCAATTGTCGGGATCAAGTGCAGCCTTCGCTTTTGTGGGGGAAGCAACTGAACAACACCGTATTTCTCGATGGCCAAGCATGACAATGGAACCAAACATTCCATCTCAACAAAATGATGATTGATCATGGGGTGTCAGTTCTGGAACTTCCAAGACCACGGCAGTTAGTCAATTAGTCAGTCGAAAGCAGCTCGGCCGAGAAACGGTCAACCGCAGACTCGTTTAAGAATGTGATGACACTGCCCAGACAAAAGAAAAGCAAGCGAGTGACTGGACTAccagaaaagagaaaaatacTACGTTGTTGTTCAACGGTGATACCCAGTTTATGTTGTGCTTCGACGGTGATGCTgtggtgttgtgttgtggtTGCGTTGCAGGATATAACGTTAACGGCACTCTCTTCGCTCAACCACTCTTCTTAGCAGCGTCACGAGACACACACAAGATGGTTTCGCCAAGAGGTACGCATGTTACCACTTCTACTCTACTCGTAAGACATTTATCAAAGGCGCTAGCTAGGAAAATGAGGAGAGAATTCCATTGGATTGGTTAAGTTCCTCTTATGCAGCTAATCCTGCCGTGCATACTAATGCTCCTTTTTCACCAAAAACTACCACTAAAGAATAAGTAAAAGAGGGAGATGTCCGATATCCATGAAGTCACCGCTGTTTTATGATGCAATGCCGTTACGTTGAACAGCCCTTCGGTTTAGACACTGGGCAAGAATAAAACAATAGAAGCATGTTTACCTTGCCGAACGGCAAACAACCTAAGTTGAGGTTACATACAGTCCATGCTTACACGCAACCTTTTTCCACGTTCAGTCATAcataggtacatacctagacTACGGTGTAATGGACAAAAAATACGTCACCccttaccccccccccttggACATGTGGGTGAGGGTGACACTGACCTGTTTTTTGACTATTAAGTTCACCTACCCTTTTCTTTGTGAACCAGGGAGATTGAATCACTGCTCTACCAAGATATATACCATTCAGTGGATGCGTGACCAAAATAAGTTTATGCAATCAGACCAGGCGAGAAGGAAAGTCTGCATGCATGCTCTTTCACAACCATGGGGAAGAAGATACCTAATATTTGCTTGGCACTTTTGCAGGCCGTTACTACATAGCCCAGTTACCTTATGTACCAACTACGCCCAATTTGAAGACCTCGGGAACCAACTCCGACAGGAAGGTCCAcataggaaaaaaaaaaaaaaaaaaaaaaaaaaaaacgaacaATTCCAAACTTCGGACttatgtacatacatacatccGGTGTCTCACTTCACCACGGCCGGCGCGCTTTGCTACGTTCGGCAAAtcagaggtaggtaagcaaTTTGCATGCGCTCCCTTGACTTCTTTTCCCCAGAAAACCAAAAACCCAAAAGTGAGACATTCCCACATGCTCTAGACTAGGTACTCCGCCTCTCCGCAAATGTGCGTAACGTACTACACTTAGGTACTAAGACTCTCAAACCCGCACGCAGCATGACGACGAAGAACAGCGGCGGCCGGCGGGGCTTTGAATATCACTGAGCAGTGGTCTCTGTGTGGTTCGGGACACGTGGCCAGGCATTGAAAATCAGTTGTCTATTGAGGGAGGTTCATGGCACGTAGTggagatggtgttgttgtacGGAGACTTAGATGCCGGCAGGTGTCGTTGAAGAATGTTGAtctgctttttttttcttctccctctgaTCTGTAATCTTAGATGGAAACAGTGATGGGGAGTTAGCTCGGTGAATTGGTTCGATCGTGATGGGATTACCAAAGGACATAGGAAAAGTGCCTGGCTACGTGTTGCTCAGCACACTTTGTGGTGAACATTACGATCAATGGGAATGTGTTTGGGAGGGAAGAACTAATCACTTTATCTTTCTCCTTCAAGGCTACCTATTTTAGAAAATGATCCATGTATGCCCTCATACCTGTAGCCAATAAAGGAACCAAGACGGCCCCATCATTGTCCTTGCCTACCCTCCTTACAAACACGCCTTAAGCTTCTCCACGAGCTCCTCAACAGAAGACACCACTCCCTTCTCGGAGCTCTTGGTAAGCTCACTCTTCAACCACTCCCTAGCCTTATCAGCCAACATCTCCCACTCATCccgctcctccaccaacttgGCCTCCAAATACGCCAACACCAAAGCTGTAGCAAGCATGTCCGTGTTCGGCATCGACACTCCATAGCATTCCTCGACTTTCTCCTCCGTCAACTGGGACTGCCCCAAAATATCGAGCAACTTCTCTGTCCATGACCATGAGCCATCAAAGTGCTGGAGGCTTACGAGGGCTTCGAGAGGCTCTAGAGGTGTCGCCGTCTCAGGTTCGACTTGGGCGGAGTCTGTTAGGTTGGTTAGCAAACTGGACTCTGGGTAAATGGTAGAGTAAGGATTTGGTGCAGGGGATGGGGATCAGGGTAGGCTGAAAGCTTACCTGAGCTGTTGGAGACTGGGAAGCCAAAATGATGAGCTTCAGGAATTCTACGGGAAATGGCTGGGGCGCCGAAGCGTCCACCTCCAAAGCTGTTGGAGGCAGCGTTGCCGAAAGCCGTACCTGGACTATTGGAAGTGGCTCCGAAGGCTGTAATTGAGCCCATCCTTGCTGCTGTAGTCACATACATGCCGTTAGAATCAGATTTACAGGTAGATGCAAGCAGCTCAGCTTTCAATGGAATAAAGTGAGAGGATATGTCAGAATCAGGAgcagaagaggatgaaaCAAGAGCAGAGTACAAAGGATTTcgtggaggaaaaggaataTGGAGGTGATCAGGAAGTGATTGACCACAGTAGAGAGCACTTGGTGCAGGACAAGGAGGCATGGACATATCAAAAGAAGGGTGGTCCGCCGGAGTGGAATACAAAGCGGTCGCCGGTAAACTATAAGAAATGGACTTGCCCTTTATCTGTCCAGGTGGACTTGCCATAGGACGTGAATGATCTGCTAGCGGAGCCGGATTTACACTAAAGAGCGCCGAGCCAGGAGGCGATGCCGGGGAGTATGAAGGCGATGCCGGGAAATATGAAGGCGATGCCGGGGAGAATGGAGCAGGCATTCTTTGAGTATCAAAGAAGCATGTCTCGACCACATTTTCCGTAGGAGACGAAGCTAAACGAGCAGAGAAGCGCCCCATTCTTCGCGACCTGACGACAGGCTTAGACTCAAAACTCTCAGAAGACTTGTCCGAGGCAGCTTCAGGAACTCGCTGATTCACTTCGTGCTCCGTCCGATCTTTCTCCTCTACCGCGACATAGCTGCACCACTTGCTGCCCACCTGAAAAGTGACACCGAGCCTGACGGCCTCTCGCTCCACCATATCAGAGAAGCGGCCCTCGTACTTATCCTTGAGCAGCTTCTGGTCGGGGTCACTCGAATCCGTCGCGTGGTATATCCAGCCGCGACCCTCTTCGAGTTCCTGTACCGCTTTGCGGGCGGCGAGCTGGTGGATTGTTTggcccttctcctccagcacGGCGACTGGGATCTCAAGCTCGAGGGGCCCGTGGGCTGAAGTAGCGCGGAGGATAACTGATTTAGGTGTTTTCTGTGCTGTGCTAGGGGAAAGCAGCAGGTACACGCTAGTCCTGATGAAAGGGTAGAGCGGGGGGATGGTGAAAGGCGCTTGAAGGATTGTTGGTTCGGGGACTGGGGGAACGTGCGAGAACTTTTCTCCCAGAGATAAGTCCGCGTCGGCATCTGGCATCTCGATGTCGAGATCGACTGAGGCGTCAAAGAGGGAAATCGGCTTGACTGGCTCGTTTGGCTTGTCAGCGCCATCTGCGAGACGGATGGCCAAAGCATCGGAGACCTTTTCGACGATTTCAAAATCGTCCATTTCCTCATCGGTGGTCTTCGCTCCGGCGTCAGAGTCCTTGGCGTACTTGATCTCCAAGGTGTAGTCCTTGATATGAGGAGTCAGACCCGCCTTGAGCATCCTGACTACCTTGGCGTTCATCTTCTCGCTGTCGGTAACGGACTGCGCAAACCCATTGCCAGCACGAGCGGCACCTTCGATGAGAGCATGACTAACATCATTGCCAATTCCCAAGGTAAACAAGCGGATTGCGCCCTGGGACTCAGACACCTTCTTGTTGATCATGGTGAACAAGTGCTCCTGGTTCCAGATCTCGCCATCAGTGAGCAAGAAGACTTCCAGGTCCATGTCATTGTAGCGCTTCTCGAACGCAGCTTCGAGTGGTTGATACATCTCGGT includes the following:
- a CDS encoding von Willebrand domain-containing protein; amino-acid sequence: MFGHPSHGHVTGLYYTEAVNSWTIQRHYLPQLELSVSTHIVGSSSRTTLTQTFVNPSAEKSIPELRYTFPLYDGVSVVGFVCTINEDRVIRGVVKERYEARKQYQEAIDRGETAGLLEQLPNASDVFTTTVGNVPAGASLKVEVTYLGELKNDAGVDGIRYTIPTSVAPRYGDFPGTLLDAPQAVAKSGIQITVDVETPGGSNIKSIQSPSHPISVTIGHTSSGAAAGTDMSLQKASATLALGTAELAQDFILQVVATNTGNPIALLETHTDIPHQRALMATLVPKFNLPSTRPEIVFVCDRSGSMGGARIEGLKSALRIFLKSIPVGAKFNICSFGSTFEFLFSDGSRSYDHESLRLAMDYVSRMDADLGGTEMYQPLEAAFEKRYNDMDLEVFLLTDGEIWNQEHLFTMINKKVSESQGAIRLFTLGIGNDVSHALIEGAARAGNGFAQSVTDSEKMNAKVVRMLKAGLTPHIKDYTLEIKYAKDSDAGAKTTDEEMDDFEIVEKVSDALAIRLADGADKPNEPVKPISLFDASVDLDIEMPDADADLSLGEKFSHVPPVPEPTILQAPFTIPPLYPFIRTSVYLLLSPSTAQKTPKSVILRATSAHGPLELEIPVAVLEEKGQTIHQLAARKAVQELEEGRGWIYHATDSSDPDQKLLKDKYEGRFSDMVEREAVRLGVTFQVGSKWCSYVAVEEKDRTEHEVNQRVPEAASDKSSESFESKPVVRSRRMGRFSARLASSPTENVVETCFFDTQRMPAPFSPASPSYFPASPSYSPASPPGSALFSVNPAPLADHSRPMASPPGQIKGKSISYSLPATALYSTPADHPSFDMSMPPCPAPSALYCGQSLPDHLHIPFPPRNPLYSALVSSSSAPDSDISSHFIPLKAELLASTCKSDSNGMYVTTAARMGSITAFGATSNSPGTAFGNAASNSFGGGRFGAPAISRRIPEAHHFGFPVSNSSDSAQVEPETATPLEPLEALVSLQHFDGSWSWTEKLLDILGQSQLTEEKVEECYGVSMPNTDMLATALVLAYLEAKLVEERDEWEMLADKAREWLKSELTKSSEKGVVSSVEELVEKLKACL
- a CDS encoding von Willebrand domain-containing protein, variant: MFGHPSHGHVTGLYYTEAVNSWTIQRHYLPQLELSVSTHIVGSSSRTTLTQTFVNPSAEKSIPELRYTFPLYDGVSVVGFVCTINEDRVIRGVVKERYEARKQYQEAIDRGETAGLLEQLPNASDVFTTTVGNVPAGASLKVEVTYLGELKNDAGVDGIRYTIPTSVAPRYGDFPGTLLDAPQAVAKSGIQITVDVETPGGSNIKSIQSPSHPISVTIGHTSSGAAAGTDMSLQKASATLALGTAELAQDFILQVVATNTGNPIALLETHTDIPHQRALMATLVPKFNLPSTRPEIVFVCDRSGSMGGARIEGLKSALRIFLKSIPVGAKFNICSFGSTFEFLFSDGSRSYDHESLRLAMDYVSRMDADLGGTEMYQPLEAAFEKRYNDMDLEVFLLTDGEIWNQEHLFTMINKKVSESQGAIRLFTLGIGNDVSHALIEGAARAGNGFAQSVTDSEKMNAKVVRMLKAGLTPHIKDYTLEIKYAKDSDAGAKTTDEEMDDFEIVEKVSDALAIRLADGADKPNEPVKPISLFDASVDLDIEMPDADADLSLGEKFSHVPPVPEPTILQAPFTIPPLYPFIRTSVYLLLSPSTAQKTPKSVILRATSAHGPLELEIPVAVLEEKGQTIHQLAARKAVQELEEGRGWIYHATDSSDPDQKLLKDKYEGRFSDMVEREAVRLGVTFQVGSKWCSYVAVEEKDRTEHEVNQRVPEAASDKSSESFESKPVVRSRRMGRFSARLASSPTENVVETCFFDTQRMPAPFSPASPSYFPASPSYSPASPPGSALFSVNPAPLADHSRPMASPPGQIKAARMGSITAFGATSNSPGTAFGNAASNSFGGGRFGAPAISRRIPEAHHFGFPVSNSSDSAQVEPETATPLEPLEALVSLQHFDGSWSWTEKLLDILGQSQLTEEKVEECYGVSMPNTDMLATALVLAYLEAKLVEERDEWEMLADKAREWLKSELTKSSEKGVVSSVEELVEKLKACL
- a CDS encoding hydrolase — its product is MAPRSLLSLSLSLLTLFTPLSHASAIRQGAANPPKIPSGPNGSGESPPQPYAPQPALLTTEWTASVGADPSNHWPQHPRPQLKRDDKWWQSLNGIWRYQNLHFASSARMNVDISTLAPDVEVEGGYDGGEGGGGMPTEEKETLIPSCIESGFSGIQEMNVTGMVFKRTLEFPKKWMNETGRRVLIHFEAVDYEAVVYVNDKKLGHNVGGYFRFTVDATNALKTGKKNELQVIVRDPTDEPGFYTPHGKQTRTPSHIFYTPCTGIWQSVWMESVPGDNYIGDLDVSADMEGNVTMTVYSSSKTTTAVKVSILENGTEVATHDASSDQEFSFQVPDPKLWSPDSPTLYNISVTMGDDQITSYTGFRTISKGVVNGIQRPLLNGKFVFQFGPLDQGYWPDGIYLPPTEEAMLYDLDLIKSLGMNMVRKHIKVEPQLYYYACDKLGLLVIQDMPSMRPAASLATDFPTPAQQAEFERQLSVMVNQFKHHPSITTWVIYNEGWGQIRDNGNYPEFHITDAIRALDPTRLIDSVTGWFDHGAGDFHDNHHYASPECGTPFYSSPNTPYDPNRIGFQGEFGGVGHVPDSKNLWPDPKAIATIPETYEISPDLDSYNYRTHELLGELRTQVERYACSGAVYTQTTDVEGEVNGLVTYDRRVVRVNVTQWQSDIQALYDAAEKRAS